One genomic window of Medicago truncatula cultivar Jemalong A17 chromosome 1, MtrunA17r5.0-ANR, whole genome shotgun sequence includes the following:
- the LOC25484200 gene encoding photosystem II reaction center PSB28 protein, chloroplastic — MATMHSLAFSSPLYNSIQKPRSYSATSLIIHGSLNLNSSFNGQHLHVPSLRLPMITQKTPMHMPVIMMAGKPKIQFIQGTDELTIPDVKLTKSKDGTNGMAIFRFDQPSVFDSSGEVGDITGFYMIDEEGVLQSVDVNAKFVNGKPSGIEAKYIMRTPRDWDRFMRFMERYSDANGLQFIKY, encoded by the exons ATGGCAACTATGCACTCTCTTGCATTCTCTTCTCCACTCTACAACTCAATTCAGAAGCCACGCTCATACTCAG CCACTTCTTTAATTATCCATGGAAGTTTGAACTTAAATTCCTCATTCAATGGTCAACATTTGCATGTGCCAAGTTTGAGGTTACCGATGATAACTCAAAAAACTCCCATGCACATGCCGGTTATCATGATGGCAGGGAAGCCcaaaattcaattcattcaaGGAACTGATGAACTGACAATACCTGATGTGAAGCTGACAAAATCAAAGGATGGAACAAATGGCATGGCTATCTTCAGGTTTGATCAACCCTCAGTTTTTGATTCTTCTGGAGAAGTAGGTGACATTACTGGTTTTTATATGATTGATGAGGAAGGAGTCCTTCAATCTGTTGATGTAAATGCTAAATTTGTCAACGGAAAGCCCTCAGGAATTGAAGCCAAGTATATAATGCGGACTCCACGGGACTGGGATAGGTTCATGAGATTCATGGAGCGATACTCTGATGCTAATGGTTTACAATTCATAAAATATTGA
- the LOC25484201 gene encoding LOW QUALITY PROTEIN: MDIS1-interacting receptor like kinase 1 (The sequence of the model RefSeq protein was modified relative to this genomic sequence to represent the inferred CDS: inserted 1 base in 1 codon), which translates to MQLKTQSFIFFFFCCLCCAGAAADNEAFALLSIKAGLIDPLNSLHDWKDGGAAQAHCNWTGVQCNSAGAVEKLNLSHMNLSGSVSNEIQSLKSLTFLNLCCNGFESSLSKHITNLTSLKSLDVSQNFFTGGFPLGLGKASELLTLNASSNNFSGFLPEDLGNISSLETLDLRGSFFEGSIPKSISNLSNLKYLGLSGNNLTGKIPAEIGKLSSLEYMIIGYNEFEGGIPKEFGNLTKLKYLDLAEGNVGGEIPDELGKLKLLNTVFLYKNSFEGKIPTNIGNMTSLVLLDLSDNMLSGNIPAEISQLKNLQLLNFMRNKLSGPVPSGLGDLPQLEVLELWNNSLSGPLPRDLGKNSPLQWLDVSSNSLSGEIPETLCTKGNLTKLILFNNAFKGPIPTSLSKCPSLVRVRIQNNFFSGTIPVGFGKLEKLQRLELANNSLTGGIPEDIASSTSLSFIDFSRNNLHSSLPSTIISISNLQTFIVSENNLEGDIPDQFQDCPSLGVLDLSSNFFSGVIPESIASCQKLVKLSLQNNLLTGGIPKAIASMPTLSILDLANNSLTGQIPNNFGMSPALETFNVSYNKLEGPVPENGMLRAINPNDLVGNAGLCGGFFPPCAKTSAYTMRHGSSHTKHIIVGWIIGISSILAIGVAALVARSIYMKWYTEGLCFRGRFYGGRKGWPWRLMAFQRLDFTSTDILSCIKETNVIGMGGTGVVYKAEIAQSSTVVAVKKLWRTESDIEVGSGDDLVGEVNLLGRLRHRNIVRLLGFLYNDTDVMIVYEFMVNGNLGDAMHGKQSERLLVDWVSRYNIALGIAQGLAYLHHDCHPPVIHRDIKSNNILLDANLEARIADFGLAKMMVRKNETVSMIAGSYGYIAPEYGYSLKVDEKIDIYSFGIVLLELITGKRPIDPDFGESVDIVGWIRRKIDKNSPEEALDPSVGNCKHVQEEMLLVLRIALLCTAKLPKERPSMRDVIMMLGEAKPRRKGGKKNETLTANKESXVTSTSPVNGLL; encoded by the exons atgcagCTCAAAACTCagtctttcatcttcttcttcttctgttgCCTTTGTTGTGCTGGTGCAGCAGCAGATAATGAAGCATTTGCTTTACTTTCTATAAAAGCAGGTCTCATTGATCCATTGAATAGCCTACATGATTGGAAGGATGGAGGTGCAGCTCAAGCTCATTGTAACTGGACTGGTGTCCAGTGCAACTCAGCTGGAGCTGTAGAGAAGCTTAATCTCTCACACATGAATCTGAGTGGAAGTGTCTCAAATGAGATACAAAGTTTAAAAAGTCTAACTTTTTTAAACTTGTGCTGCAATGGATTTGAGTCATCACTTTCAAAACACATAACCAACCTCACCTCACTAAAGAGTCTCGATGTAAGCCAGAATTTCTTCACCGGCGGCTTTCCATTAGGCCTTGGAAAGGCATCGGAACTTCTTACCTTGAATGCATCAAGCAACAATTTCTCAGGTTTTCTTCCTGAGGACCTTGGAAATATCTCTTCCTTAGAGACACTTGATCTTAGAGGCAGCTTCTTTGAAGGGTCTATTCCAAAATCTATCAGTAATTTGAGTAATCTGAAGTACCTCGGTCTATCTGGGAATAATCTCACCGGGAAAATCCCGGCTGAGATTGGTAAACTTTCGTCGCTGGAGTATATGATCATCGGTTATAACGAATTTGAAGGTGGAATTCCGAAAGAGTTCGGAAATTTAACCAAGCTGAAGTATCTTGATTTAGCAGAAGGCAATGTTGGTGGTGAAATTCCTGATGAGTTGGGAAAACTCAAGTTATTGAACACAGTTTTCTTATACAAGAACAGTTTTGAAGGCAAGATTCCAACAAATATTGGAAACATGACTTCATTGGTGCTGCTTGATCTCTCAGACAACATGTTATCAGGAAATATTCCAGCTGAAATAAGTCAGCTAAAGAATTTGCAGCTTCTGAACTTTATGAGGAACAAGCTATCTGGTCCTGTACCTTCTGGCCTTGGAGATTTGCCTCAACTAGAGGTGCTTGAGCTATGGAACAATTCTTTGTCAGGGCCATTGCCTAGAGACCTCGGCAAGAATTCGCCGCTGCAGTGGTTGGATGTATCGTCCAATTCACTCTCCGGCGAGATTCCTGAAACTCTTTGCACTAAGGGAAATCTCACCAAGCTTATACTTTTCAACAATGCCTTCAAGGGTCCGATTCCAACAAGCCTATCCAAATGTCCTTCACTCGTTCGTGTTCggattcaaaacaattttttttctggTACAATTCCTGTTGGTTTTGGTAAGCTTGAGAAGCTTCAGAGGCTAGAATTGGCTAACAATAGTCTCACTGGTGGAATTCCTGAGGACATTGCTTCTTCCACATCTCTTTCGTTCATTGATTTCTCCAGAAACAACCTCCACTCTTCTCTTCCTTCCACCATTATTTCCATTTCAAATCTGCAGACGTTCATCGTCTCTGAAAACAACCTGGAAGGGGATATTCCAGATCAATTCCAAGACTGTCCCTCACTTGGAGTTTTGGATCTCTCATCAAACTTTTTCTCTGGAGTCATTCCAGAAAGCATTGCTTCGTGTCAGAAATTGGTAAAATTGAGCCTGCAAAACAACCTTTTGACGGGCGGCATTCCGAAAGCTATAGCAAGCATGCCTACATTGTCCATTCTTGATCTTGCTAATAACTCTCTAACTGGTCAAATACCTAATAACTTTGGTATGTCTCCAGCTCTGGAAACATTCAATGTCTCATACAACAAGTTAGAAGGTCCTGTCCCGGAAAATGGCATGCTGAGAGCAATAAATCCAAATGATCTTGTGGGAAATGCTGGCCTTTGCGGTGGTTTCTTCCCTCCGTGTGCGAAAACCTCAGCATATACAATGAGGCACGGAAGCTCACACACAAAGCACATTATTGTAGGATGGATAATTGGAATATCATCCATCTTAGCCATTGGAGTTGCTGCTTTGGTAGCAAGATCCATATACATGAAGTGGTACACTGAAGGATTGTGCTTCCGAGGAAGATTTTATGGAGGTCGCAAGGGATGGCCTTGGAGATTGATGGCATTTCAGAGACTCGATTTTACAAGTACTGATATCTTATCCTGCATCAAGGAAACAAATGTGATAGGCATGGGAGGGACCGGCGTTGTTTATAAGGCTGAGATAGCGCAATCAAGTACAGTTGTGGCAGTCAAAAAATTATGGAGAACAGAATCTGATATCGAAGTAGGAAGTGGTGATGATCTTGTTGGAGAGGTGAATCTTTTAGGGAGGCTAAGGCATAGGAACATTGTTAGACTACTAGGGTTTCTTTATAATGACACTGATGTGATGATAGTTTATGAATTTATGGTCAATGGAAACCTTGGAGATGCCATGCATGGTAAACAATCAGAGAGATTGCTTGTAGACTGGGTTTCGCGGTATAACATAGCTCTAGGAATCGCACAAGGACTCGCTTATCTTCATCATGACTGTCATCCACCTGTTATCCATCGAGATATCAAGTCGAATAATATACTTCTTGACGCAAATCTTGAGGCAAGGATAGCAGATTTCGGATTAGCCAAGATGATGGTTCGGAAGAATGAAACAGTCTCCATGATTGCCGGATCCTATGGATACATTGCCCCTG AATATGGATACTCCTTGAAGGTAGATGAAAAGATTGACATTTACAGCTTTGGAATAGTTCTTTTGGAGCTTATTACAGGAAAGCGGCCTATAGATCCGGACTTTGGAGAGTCTGTAGACATTGTAGGGTGGATTAGAAGGAAGATAGACAAAAATTCTCCAGAAGAGGCGTTAGATCCAAGTGTAGGAAACTGTAAGCATGTTCAAGAAGAGATGCTTTTAGTTCTCAGAATAGCACTTCTTTGCACTGCTAAGCTACCTAAGGAAAGACCCTCCATGAGGGATGTTATAATGATGCTAGGAGAGGCAAAACCAAGGAGAAAAGGTGGCAAGAAAAATGAAACATTAACTGCTAACAAAGAGA ATGTAACTAGCACATCACCAGTTAATGGCCTTCTTTAG